The Chloroflexota bacterium genome window below encodes:
- a CDS encoding dihydrodipicolinate synthase family protein, translating to MNKTLPGGLWPVMLTGFNSDGSIDWHSVDELTDWYIASGAAGLFACCLSSEMYELTPEERLSLVQHVVGRSNGRVPVVATGTFGGKLANQAAFVKQMADTGVEAVVAIPNQLVAPDENETLILDRLEHLLVLTDPLPLGLYECPVPHERLIPPETSRQLAATGRFLYLKSISSDPDLTQGKIDAVQGSRLGLYSANTPTALAALQGGAAGVSPISANFYPELFAWLCSAFRDKPEQARYLQRMLTLMESVTSVNYPAAAKYFLQQRGLSIQTKCRVRNIVLSGENMRFIDNLLEVATDLASSLR from the coding sequence ATGAACAAGACTCTACCGGGCGGATTGTGGCCGGTGATGCTAACCGGATTCAACAGCGACGGCTCAATAGATTGGCATAGCGTCGACGAACTGACTGATTGGTACATTGCCTCCGGGGCAGCGGGGCTTTTCGCCTGCTGTCTTTCCAGTGAAATGTATGAACTGACGCCCGAGGAACGTCTTTCGCTGGTTCAACACGTTGTCGGACGCAGCAACGGGCGCGTGCCTGTGGTTGCGACGGGTACCTTCGGCGGTAAGCTGGCAAACCAGGCAGCTTTCGTCAAACAGATGGCTGACACCGGTGTTGAAGCAGTCGTCGCAATCCCGAACCAGTTGGTCGCTCCTGACGAGAACGAAACGCTGATCCTCGATCGGCTTGAGCACCTCCTGGTTTTGACCGATCCGCTGCCATTGGGCCTGTATGAATGCCCGGTGCCCCATGAACGTTTGATCCCGCCTGAGACGTCAAGACAGCTTGCCGCCACCGGACGTTTCCTCTATCTGAAATCCATTTCTTCCGATCCTGACCTTACCCAGGGAAAGATTGATGCGGTCCAGGGAAGTCGTCTGGGACTGTATAGCGCAAACACACCGACCGCGCTGGCGGCATTGCAGGGCGGCGCTGCCGGAGTGTCGCCCATTTCGGCCAATTTCTACCCGGAACTGTTTGCCTGGCTCTGTTCCGCCTTCCGCGATAAACCAGAACAAGCACGCTACCTGCAGCGGATGTTGACACTGATGGAAAGTGTCACATCGGTGAATTATCCTGCAGCAGCAAAATACTTCCTGCAGCAGCGCGGCCTCTCTATTCAGACAAAATGCAGGGTCCGGAATATCGTCCTCTCAGGTGAGAACATGAGGTTCATAGATAACCTGTTGGAAGTTGCTACTGACCTGGCCTCTTCGCTGCGTTAA
- a CDS encoding MalY/PatB family protein yields the protein MALKYDLDEIISRAGTNSVKWESGKYLIRKGVIERFDQDTIALFLADMDFQCPQPLLEALHARVEQRIFGYTSYLTSPDYVDAIQGWFKRRHHWEITADSIVYSPGTVQAIDALIRAFTAEGDGVIIQRPVYGPFTNRIEANRRSVVNNSLVNDDGYYTIDFDDLAEKARYSQNTLFLLCSPHNPVGRVWRPDELIRMAEICLANDVVFVSDEIHGDLIRKDKTHHPIHTLVEDDRLISCTAINKTFNTAGLHCSNIIIDNKEMREQFSAALGRKSPTPFAITALIAAYDHGEEWLAQVNGYVDDNLAFLARFIEENMPGVRYWIPEGTYFAWLDFRGYGLSAAEIHDRIYNKANVVLQDGERYGPEGQGFQRICVPSPRSILREALQRIAAKF from the coding sequence ATGGCATTGAAGTACGATCTTGACGAAATCATAAGTCGGGCCGGCACCAACTCGGTCAAGTGGGAATCGGGCAAGTATCTCATTCGTAAGGGAGTGATAGAACGATTCGACCAGGATACCATTGCCCTCTTTTTGGCGGATATGGATTTCCAATGCCCGCAACCGCTGCTGGAAGCGCTGCATGCCAGGGTCGAGCAAAGGATATTCGGTTACACTTCCTACCTCACCTCGCCAGATTACGTCGATGCCATACAGGGTTGGTTCAAACGCAGACACCACTGGGAGATCACTGCAGATTCCATTGTTTACAGCCCGGGAACCGTGCAAGCCATCGATGCACTGATTCGAGCGTTTACCGCGGAAGGTGATGGTGTCATCATTCAGCGCCCGGTATACGGTCCATTCACGAACAGAATCGAGGCGAACCGGCGAAGCGTGGTAAACAATTCACTCGTCAACGACGACGGTTATTACACAATTGATTTTGACGACCTTGCAGAAAAAGCCAGATATTCACAAAACACCCTGTTTCTCCTCTGCAGCCCTCATAATCCCGTCGGCCGGGTTTGGCGGCCCGATGAGTTGATCAGGATGGCGGAAATTTGCCTGGCCAACGATGTCGTTTTCGTGTCTGACGAAATCCACGGTGACTTGATCCGCAAGGATAAGACCCACCATCCAATTCATACCCTTGTCGAGGATGACCGGCTGATCTCCTGCACGGCCATCAACAAGACCTTCAACACGGCCGGACTGCACTGCTCCAACATCATCATCGATAACAAAGAGATGCGAGAGCAGTTCAGTGCCGCGTTGGGCAGAAAATCGCCGACACCTTTTGCCATCACGGCGCTCATCGCCGCCTATGACCATGGCGAAGAATGGCTGGCCCAGGTAAACGGCTACGTCGATGATAACCTGGCTTTTTTGGCTCGATTTATCGAAGAGAACATGCCCGGCGTCAGATACTGGATACCTGAGGGGACTTATTTCGCCTGGCTTGACTTTCGGGGATATGGGTTAAGTGCGGCCGAAATCCATGACAGGATCTACAACAAGGCCAATGTAGTGCTGCAGGATGGCGAGAGATATGGTCCCGAAGGGCAGGGATTCCAGAGAATTTGTGTCCCCAGCCCCCGCAGCATTCTTCGGGAAGCTCTTCAACGAATCGCAGCGAAGTTCTAA
- a CDS encoding transketolase C-terminal domain-containing protein, which produces MKNMWFTEAVDDALGQAMAEDPSIVLIGEDIRLIRRNLLVRFGPNRLLNAPISESAFLGAGIAAAMAGLHPVVEVYMVDFLAVAMDALLNHAAKLERFSGGKWRAPLVVRAPCGGGYGDGGQHGQSLWGWLAHIPGLTVVVPSTPADAGGLMLAALRVDGPVIFLEHKLLSESWLEFLGSGGRSTVHYDVPADGARGPVPSKWQPTPIGKAVVRRSGHDITLAGVGVGVHRALEAAEGLAAEGISAEVLDLRTVCPLDEAALFKSVASTGHLLVVDEDYEGFALSGELAAVVLEAGIPFKYGRVCTRTTIPYARHLEDRTLPNIARIRAAVAQLLEVSSNPPQVIGTW; this is translated from the coding sequence ATGAAAAACATGTGGTTTACTGAGGCCGTCGATGATGCCCTCGGACAGGCAATGGCCGAAGACCCCAGCATCGTTCTGATCGGTGAGGACATCCGCCTGATCCGGCGCAATCTTCTGGTACGCTTTGGTCCGAATCGTCTACTGAACGCCCCGATCAGCGAGAGCGCGTTCCTGGGAGCAGGAATCGCCGCTGCGATGGCAGGGTTGCACCCGGTGGTCGAGGTGTACATGGTGGACTTCCTCGCTGTAGCCATGGATGCGCTGCTCAATCACGCAGCCAAACTCGAGAGGTTTTCGGGTGGCAAATGGCGGGCGCCCCTTGTTGTGCGTGCTCCCTGCGGCGGTGGCTATGGCGATGGTGGACAGCACGGACAGTCCTTGTGGGGGTGGCTGGCCCACATCCCCGGACTGACCGTGGTCGTTCCTTCGACGCCAGCCGACGCGGGTGGTCTGATGCTGGCGGCTCTCAGGGTTGATGGACCGGTCATCTTCCTCGAACACAAGCTGCTTTCGGAGTCCTGGCTGGAGTTTCTTGGTTCGGGCGGCCGAAGTACGGTACACTACGACGTTCCTGCGGACGGCGCGCGCGGTCCGGTACCCTCAAAGTGGCAACCGACACCCATTGGCAAAGCTGTTGTTCGACGCAGCGGACATGACATCACGCTGGCCGGCGTCGGCGTGGGTGTGCACCGGGCCCTGGAAGCTGCCGAGGGCCTGGCGGCTGAAGGGATTTCAGCCGAAGTGCTGGACCTGCGAACTGTCTGCCCGCTCGATGAAGCGGCTCTCTTCAAATCAGTCGCCTCAACAGGCCATCTTCTGGTGGTAGATGAAGATTACGAAGGCTTTGCCCTTTCCGGCGAGCTGGCAGCGGTCGTGCTGGAGGCGGGAATCCCGTTCAAGTACGGTCGCGTCTGCACCCGAACAACCATCCCTTATGCCCGGCACCTTGAAGATAGAACCTTGCCGAACATAGCCAGAATCCGCGCTGCAGTCGCGCAGCTGCTGGAAGTATCAAGCAACCCGCCACAGGTTATCGGAACCTGGTGA
- a CDS encoding thiamine pyrophosphate-dependent dehydrogenase E1 component subunit alpha: MSCDVWPLYAAMLKSRLFEEAVAQLWKDGLISGEMHLGTGEEGIVAGVVAHLRDGDAMALDHRGTPPLIMRGVDPVLILRELLGRPKGLCGGMGGHMHLFSKKHLAASSGIVGAAGPTAAGFALAAQYLRPGTIALAFFGEAAMNQGMLMEAMNLASAWKLPVLFVCKDDQWAITTRSSQMTGGDLGERSRAFGIPSVETDGRDVDQVCEAAGQAIEQIRSGLGPRFLHARCDHLEGHFLGYQLLRVRRAPHREIPGMALPLTRSFLHSGGAPMRERLDGLKLVISAILATLRDPRQSSANDPVVRSRAALQSDPTRLQSLENEAEKKIALILSSALQECEQ; this comes from the coding sequence ATGTCCTGTGACGTGTGGCCGCTCTATGCGGCCATGCTGAAAAGCCGTCTGTTCGAGGAGGCTGTCGCCCAACTCTGGAAGGACGGCTTGATTTCAGGCGAGATGCACCTGGGGACCGGCGAGGAAGGCATCGTGGCAGGCGTTGTCGCTCATCTGCGCGACGGAGATGCCATGGCCCTTGACCACCGCGGCACACCGCCCTTGATCATGCGCGGCGTGGACCCAGTCCTGATCCTGCGCGAGCTGCTGGGCCGTCCGAAAGGGTTGTGTGGCGGAATGGGCGGACACATGCACCTGTTCTCAAAAAAGCATCTGGCGGCTTCCTCTGGCATTGTTGGAGCAGCCGGCCCAACCGCTGCAGGATTCGCGCTGGCAGCTCAATACCTGCGGCCGGGCACCATTGCCCTGGCTTTTTTCGGCGAAGCAGCCATGAATCAGGGCATGTTGATGGAGGCCATGAACCTGGCTTCGGCCTGGAAATTGCCTGTGCTGTTCGTCTGCAAGGATGACCAGTGGGCCATCACCACCCGATCCAGCCAAATGACCGGTGGTGACCTGGGCGAGCGGTCCCGCGCCTTTGGCATCCCTTCCGTCGAAACAGATGGCCGCGATGTAGACCAGGTCTGCGAAGCCGCCGGCCAGGCCATCGAACAGATCCGCTCCGGCCTGGGGCCGCGATTCCTGCATGCCCGTTGTGACCATCTGGAGGGACATTTCCTGGGCTATCAACTTCTGCGAGTGAGGCGCGCCCCCCATAGGGAAATCCCTGGGATGGCACTCCCCCTGACACGGTCGTTCCTGCATTCCGGAGGAGCACCCATGCGTGAGCGCCTGGACGGGTTGAAACTGGTCATCTCGGCCATCCTGGCGACCTTGCGAGATCCACGCCAGAGCTCTGCCAACGATCCGGTGGTCCGCTCCCGGGCCGCTTTGCAGTCAGATCCCACGCGCCTGCAATCCTTGGAAAACGAGGCCGAAAAGAAAATCGCTTTGATCCTGTCGTCCGCCTTGCAGGAATGCGAGCAATGA
- the ssb gene encoding single-stranded DNA-binding protein codes for MYQQLTIVGNLGNDPELKHLADGTPVTNFSVAVDRRWTNKNGDPGKETTWFRVGAWRKLAEPCNEYLKKGRRVMVVGRVSTRAYQAGDGEPRAVMEIAANTVKFLDGVPVAEDAAPDAEGEEAPF; via the coding sequence ATGTATCAACAACTTACGATCGTTGGCAATCTGGGCAATGACCCGGAGTTGAAGCACCTGGCCGATGGCACGCCAGTGACTAACTTCAGCGTCGCTGTTGACCGGCGCTGGACCAACAAGAATGGCGACCCGGGGAAAGAAACTACCTGGTTCCGGGTTGGCGCCTGGCGCAAGCTGGCAGAGCCGTGCAACGAGTATCTCAAGAAAGGCCGGCGTGTCATGGTGGTCGGACGGGTGTCGACCCGCGCCTACCAGGCGGGCGATGGCGAGCCGCGGGCTGTCATGGAGATCGCAGCGAACACGGTCAAGTTCCTGGACGGCGTGCCCGTGGCCGAAGATGCGGCTCCTGACGCGGAGGGAGAGGAGGCGCCCTTCTAG
- the ltaE gene encoding low-specificity L-threonine aldolase: protein MKIIDLRSDTVTKPTPAMRQAMYEAEVGDDVLGDDPTVKRLEELAAEMLGMEAAVYVPSGTMANLISILAHCGRGDEAIVGDQAHTFVYEQAGMAALGSVQPKNVPNRPDGTIDLETLEKAIRPDDIHQPPTRLILLENTHNRCGGAVLPISYTRAVVEIAARHGLALHLDGARVFNAAVALDVDVRELVSGCDSVNICLSKGLGAPVGSMAAGDHDFVARARRARKVVGGGMRQAGVIAAAGIVALSEMVDRLDDDHANARRLAEGIADLPGITIDPLAVQTNIVIFELDHARLSPEQLAAALAEQEVWLFAIGGNRLRAVTNYHVDRPDIDRAVAAFTDVLSQ, encoded by the coding sequence ATGAAAATCATTGATCTGCGATCGGACACTGTGACCAAACCGACCCCTGCCATGCGCCAGGCCATGTATGAGGCCGAAGTAGGCGATGACGTGCTTGGCGACGACCCGACCGTGAAACGCCTGGAGGAACTGGCCGCGGAAATGCTGGGCATGGAAGCTGCGGTCTACGTACCGTCGGGCACCATGGCCAACCTCATATCCATTCTGGCCCACTGCGGGCGGGGAGATGAAGCCATCGTGGGAGATCAGGCCCACACCTTCGTCTACGAGCAAGCCGGCATGGCCGCTCTGGGCAGCGTTCAGCCAAAAAATGTGCCCAATCGGCCTGACGGCACCATCGATCTGGAAACGCTCGAAAAGGCGATTCGACCCGATGATATCCACCAGCCGCCAACCCGCCTGATACTGCTTGAGAACACCCACAATCGCTGCGGCGGCGCAGTGCTGCCCATCTCATACACACGCGCGGTTGTCGAGATCGCGGCGAGACACGGTCTGGCATTGCACCTGGATGGCGCCCGGGTCTTCAATGCAGCGGTGGCGCTTGATGTTGATGTGCGGGAGTTGGTTTCCGGCTGCGATTCGGTCAATATTTGCCTCAGCAAGGGACTGGGTGCGCCGGTCGGTTCGATGGCTGCGGGAGATCACGATTTCGTCGCAAGAGCCAGACGTGCACGCAAAGTGGTAGGCGGAGGCATGCGCCAGGCCGGGGTGATCGCCGCCGCGGGCATCGTTGCCCTGAGCGAAATGGTGGACCGGCTTGACGACGACCATGCCAATGCCAGACGATTGGCTGAAGGCATAGCCGACCTGCCCGGCATCACCATCGACCCTCTGGCAGTGCAAACCAACATTGTGATCTTTGAACTGGATCATGCCAGGCTTTCGCCCGAGCAACTTGCCGCTGCGCTGGCCGAGCAGGAAGTCTGGCTGTTTGCTATCGGAGGCAATCGTCTGCGTGCCGTGACCAACTACCATGTGGACCGGCCAGATATCGACCGCGCCGTGGCGGCCTTCACCGACGTGCTATCCCAGTAA
- a CDS encoding pentapeptide repeat-containing protein, protein MRRMRLSEEQIREMVQQDRAQGKTPDLSNRDLSGLGFFRAELSEVDFRRSDLTSTNFGRADLSGSLFQEADLSQADFGGADLSGAGMRRANLFNATLVGANLQGVDMRGVQLQGADLSRANLAGAQLEGARYNEYTSWPALFEPTEAGAVNEVAS, encoded by the coding sequence ATGCGTCGCATGAGACTCAGTGAAGAACAGATTCGGGAAATGGTCCAACAGGACCGGGCGCAGGGCAAGACACCTGATTTGAGCAATCGGGACCTTTCCGGACTCGGGTTTTTTCGAGCCGAGTTGAGTGAGGTCGATTTTCGCCGAAGTGACCTGACATCCACCAACTTTGGGCGAGCGGATCTCAGCGGTTCATTGTTTCAGGAGGCAGATCTGAGCCAGGCCGATTTTGGAGGGGCTGATCTGAGCGGTGCCGGCATGAGACGGGCCAATCTATTCAATGCCACCCTGGTTGGGGCGAATCTTCAGGGCGTTGATATGCGGGGCGTGCAGCTGCAGGGCGCTGATCTCAGTCGTGCCAATCTGGCGGGCGCTCAGCTTGAAGGAGCACGCTACAATGAGTATACCAGTTGGCCAGCGCTGTTTGAACCCACAGAAGCAGGCGCGGTAAACGAAGTTGCTTCGTAG
- a CDS encoding carbon-nitrogen hydrolase family protein, translating to MREINVALVQFNPRLGEVEGNLERMGEFVDRICQEQPTDLIVFPELTTTGYEAGPRFTELAESIHGHSVNYIAKRAGEYGVHIVFGMVIKEKVESILYNGAVFLGSEGELIGDYRKVHLGGEERLAFRNGYRFLAWDVEFRNGPGRVGLLLGWDLAFPEAARSLTLDGAEIIAVSGAWEVDDNAQWRAFNVARACENGVFVAGANRVGEEPSYAFCGDSMVVGPSAELYTNLEEPVEGYAIATIDLDDVRGTREQTQILQRRQPTAYRNLVRKY from the coding sequence ATGAGAGAAATCAACGTTGCATTGGTTCAATTCAATCCACGTCTGGGCGAAGTGGAGGGAAACCTCGAGCGCATGGGCGAATTTGTGGACCGTATTTGTCAGGAACAACCTACAGACCTGATCGTGTTCCCGGAACTGACTACAACGGGCTACGAGGCGGGCCCTCGATTCACTGAACTGGCTGAGAGCATCCATGGGCACAGCGTGAATTACATTGCCAAGCGTGCGGGCGAATATGGAGTCCATATCGTATTTGGTATGGTTATCAAGGAAAAAGTCGAAAGCATCCTCTATAATGGCGCCGTATTTCTAGGCTCCGAAGGGGAGTTGATCGGCGATTATCGCAAGGTTCATCTCGGTGGCGAGGAGCGCCTGGCCTTCAGAAATGGGTATCGCTTCCTGGCGTGGGATGTCGAGTTCCGCAACGGGCCGGGACGCGTTGGCCTCCTGCTGGGATGGGATCTGGCATTCCCGGAAGCTGCCCGAAGTCTTACCCTGGACGGCGCCGAGATCATCGCGGTGTCAGGCGCCTGGGAAGTCGATGACAATGCCCAGTGGCGCGCATTCAACGTGGCGAGGGCTTGCGAAAACGGAGTCTTTGTGGCCGGAGCCAACCGAGTCGGCGAGGAACCAAGCTACGCTTTCTGCGGCGATTCGATGGTTGTAGGTCCCAGCGCTGAGCTTTACACCAACCTCGAGGAGCCTGTCGAGGGATATGCGATTGCAACCATCGATCTGGACGACGTCCGGGGAACACGGGAACAAACACAGATACTACAGCGCCGCCAACCTACCGCTTACCGAAATCTGGTGAGGAAGTATTGA
- a CDS encoding MGMT family protein: MSPSRFFEQIYLVVKQIPPGKVTSYGQVAAILGHPRAARTVGWALASLPQEQASEVPWQRVINAQGRISIRNLEHAAEEQQLLLESEGVEFSDRGYVDWKRFGWRGLSPVEMEALLGEG, translated from the coding sequence TTGTCCCCGTCCCGTTTTTTCGAACAGATCTACCTGGTTGTCAAACAAATCCCTCCGGGGAAAGTCACCAGCTACGGGCAGGTCGCTGCGATTCTGGGACACCCCAGAGCCGCCCGCACCGTGGGTTGGGCGTTGGCATCCCTGCCGCAGGAACAAGCATCCGAGGTCCCGTGGCAACGGGTTATCAACGCGCAGGGACGTATCAGCATTCGAAACCTGGAGCATGCCGCCGAAGAGCAACAACTTCTTCTCGAGTCCGAAGGTGTTGAGTTCAGCGATCGTGGATATGTCGACTGGAAACGCTTCGGCTGGCGCGGCTTAAGCCCTGTTGAAATGGAAGCCCTGCTGGGAGAGGGATAG
- a CDS encoding molybdenum cofactor guanylyltransferase, with protein MQPISIIILAGGRSRRMGSNKALLEISADETLIERVVSNLSVLSDDLVIVSNNPELYDNLAVRQTGDLYGGSGPLAGIHAGLTVAVNDWSLVVACDMPLVDHRLVRFMVLLTEGHDIVVPRHNGNYEPLHALYHRRCIQAIEGRLESKRRKIIGFYPDVRVRLVEQREIAIFDREGKSFSNANTPKDWQAMKAELARTAAGR; from the coding sequence TTGCAACCGATTAGCATCATCATCCTGGCTGGCGGCCGAAGCCGTCGTATGGGCAGCAACAAGGCTTTGCTGGAGATCAGTGCGGACGAAACATTGATCGAACGCGTCGTGTCCAACCTGAGTGTGCTTTCCGATGACCTGGTTATCGTGAGCAACAACCCGGAACTCTACGACAATCTTGCCGTGCGTCAGACAGGGGATCTGTATGGTGGCTCGGGTCCACTGGCAGGCATCCACGCGGGTCTGACAGTAGCGGTCAACGATTGGTCACTCGTCGTAGCCTGTGATATGCCGCTGGTCGATCATCGACTGGTACGCTTCATGGTGTTGCTGACTGAAGGCCACGATATCGTCGTTCCGCGCCACAACGGAAATTATGAACCCCTTCACGCTCTGTATCACAGGCGGTGTATCCAGGCCATCGAAGGGCGCCTGGAAAGCAAACGACGCAAGATTATTGGCTTCTATCCTGATGTACGCGTGCGTTTGGTCGAACAGCGGGAGATCGCCATATTTGACCGGGAAGGGAAAAGCTTCTCCAATGCCAATACGCCGAAAGACTGGCAGGCTATGAAAGCGGAGCTTGCCCGAACGGCGGCAGGCCGTTAG
- a CDS encoding acyl carrier protein produces MSDKETIFIKVRNIIVDQLGVDEDQVTMKASFRDDLEADSLDLVELIMAFEEEFGGEISDEDAQSISTVGDAVNFLVEQGAGA; encoded by the coding sequence ATGTCCGACAAAGAAACTATTTTTATCAAGGTGCGGAATATCATCGTTGACCAATTGGGAGTCGACGAGGACCAGGTAACGATGAAAGCCAGCTTTCGCGATGATTTGGAAGCCGACTCTCTGGATCTGGTCGAGCTGATCATGGCCTTCGAAGAGGAGTTTGGCGGCGAGATTTCCGACGAGGATGCCCAGAGCATTTCCACAGTCGGTGATGCAGTCAACTTCCTGGTAGAGCAGGGCGCAGGGGCCTAG
- the fni gene encoding type 2 isopentenyl-diphosphate Delta-isomerase gives MDHQTRKADHIRINLEEDVQFPRLSTGLNRYRFLHQALPEMDMADADTSVNLLGKTLRFPFLISSMTGGTPEAERLNRNLAIAAQNRGVAMGLGSQRAGLELEGSARTFQVRSEAPDILLMANLGAVQLNKGYGIEQCLRAVDMIEADALILHLNPLQEALQADGDWNWRGLLGKISGVVANVGVPVVVKEVGWGISAAVARQLSEVGVAAIDVAGAGGTSWSEVEYHRAPDERLRRLARSFADWGNPTADCLVAVGEAVPDLPLIASGGIRTGIDVAKCLALGATAAGLALPFLKAADVSAGAVIEAIDILGDELRLAMFCAGAIDMAALQQPGRLIETRK, from the coding sequence GTGGACCATCAAACTCGCAAGGCGGACCACATCCGAATCAACCTGGAAGAGGATGTGCAGTTTCCCAGGCTATCGACCGGTTTGAATCGCTACCGTTTCCTCCATCAGGCACTTCCGGAGATGGATATGGCTGATGCCGATACGAGCGTCAACCTTCTGGGCAAGACGTTGCGATTCCCCTTTCTGATATCATCGATGACCGGCGGGACGCCTGAGGCTGAGCGACTCAACCGGAACCTGGCCATTGCGGCTCAGAACCGGGGTGTTGCCATGGGCCTTGGTTCCCAGCGGGCCGGCCTTGAACTGGAGGGGAGCGCCCGCACTTTTCAGGTCCGCAGTGAAGCACCCGATATCCTGCTCATGGCCAACCTGGGTGCTGTGCAACTAAACAAGGGCTATGGGATCGAACAGTGCCTGCGGGCCGTCGACATGATCGAGGCCGATGCTCTGATTCTGCATCTCAACCCGCTGCAGGAGGCGCTGCAAGCCGATGGGGATTGGAACTGGCGGGGGCTGCTCGGAAAAATCTCCGGGGTAGTTGCCAACGTTGGGGTACCGGTGGTGGTGAAGGAAGTCGGTTGGGGCATCTCGGCCGCGGTAGCCCGCCAGTTATCTGAGGTGGGTGTGGCTGCAATCGACGTGGCTGGCGCAGGTGGAACATCCTGGAGCGAGGTGGAGTATCACCGGGCGCCTGACGAACGTCTTCGCCGTCTGGCTCGATCCTTTGCAGACTGGGGCAATCCCACTGCCGATTGCCTGGTGGCTGTCGGGGAAGCTGTACCTGATCTCCCTCTTATTGCCAGCGGTGGCATTCGAACCGGCATTGATGTCGCCAAGTGTCTCGCGCTGGGTGCTACGGCCGCCGGGCTGGCGCTCCCATTTCTGAAAGCCGCTGACGTTTCGGCCGGGGCAGTGATCGAAGCCATCGATATTCTCGGGGATGAACTTCGACTCGCGATGTTCTGTGCTGGTGCAATTGACATGGCGGCGCTTCAGCAACCAGGCAGGTTAATCGAGACCCGGAAATAG
- a CDS encoding polyprenyl synthetase family protein, with the protein MIQDIFSGYIPLIDAEMRQILGDDQADLAAHYGMLRYHMGWVDEQFQTVRSDGGKRIRPVLCLLACQAVGGTVDQALPAAASLELLHNFSLIHDDIEDDSPTRRHRPTVWAIWGRPQAINAGDAMFSVSRVALSGLAERGLPAEVVLDATRVFDESCLRLTEGQFLDMSFEDRLDVTSEQYLRMIGGKTAALLGASLRIGAIVGGARMPVQDSLADYGYQLGLAFQIRDDLLGIWGDERQTGKSAQSDILARKKSLPVVYALQHFDVGEALSALYSQPIFPDDVQAVMALLDQCGARVYAEDMAASAHRAALDALQASGVLEAENGVGQALLQISRALLDRQK; encoded by the coding sequence ATGATTCAAGATATCTTTTCGGGTTACATCCCGTTGATCGACGCCGAGATGCGCCAGATTCTGGGCGATGATCAGGCGGATCTGGCAGCTCATTATGGCATGCTGCGTTATCACATGGGATGGGTGGACGAGCAGTTCCAGACGGTTCGAAGCGACGGAGGAAAGCGCATCCGTCCGGTGCTATGCCTGCTGGCATGTCAGGCCGTGGGTGGCACGGTGGACCAGGCATTGCCTGCAGCCGCTTCCCTGGAGTTGCTGCATAATTTCTCCCTGATTCACGACGATATCGAAGACGATAGTCCGACGCGAAGGCACCGGCCAACCGTATGGGCTATCTGGGGCCGGCCCCAGGCAATCAATGCCGGTGATGCCATGTTTTCAGTATCGCGGGTTGCATTGAGTGGCCTGGCTGAACGGGGCCTGCCGGCGGAGGTCGTCCTGGATGCCACCCGCGTATTCGATGAAAGTTGTCTGCGTTTGACCGAAGGCCAGTTTCTCGATATGTCCTTCGAGGATCGACTGGATGTGACCAGCGAGCAGTATCTGCGAATGATTGGCGGCAAAACAGCGGCACTGCTTGGTGCCAGTCTGCGTATCGGGGCGATCGTGGGCGGCGCCAGAATGCCAGTTCAGGACAGCCTGGCAGACTATGGCTACCAACTTGGATTGGCATTTCAGATCAGGGACGATCTGCTTGGTATCTGGGGGGATGAGAGGCAGACTGGCAAGTCGGCCCAAAGTGACATCCTGGCGCGCAAGAAATCATTGCCAGTTGTCTACGCTTTGCAGCACTTTGATGTGGGCGAGGCCCTGTCCGCGCTCTATAGCCAGCCCATTTTCCCCGATGACGTCCAGGCGGTTATGGCTCTGTTGGACCAATGCGGCGCCCGGGTCTATGCCGAGGATATGGCGGCCAGCGCCCATCGGGCAGCTCTCGATGCGTTACAAGCCAGCGGGGTCCTCGAAGCTGAAAACGGGGTGGGTCAGGCCTTGTTGCAGATTTCCAGGGCGCTGCTCGATCGGCAGAAGTGA